In Acaryochloris marina S15, a single genomic region encodes these proteins:
- a CDS encoding DUF1350 family protein: MQSKFKFLPLQFSWVAIHPKPVGVVQFIGGAFFGSFPTIFYRFLLQKIYDQGYTIIALPYRFTFRHWSVAIGLVREQRALRQAILDEAKRRDYDYKIYEEDPKSAAKNYFWLGHSLGNKYIALLELLTDLETKSEKEILGGCVGRDQYQELEDRLNGVDFKDISLLNQPSILMAPAITGIESAIPVKAVADFVKRLGLDVQPSVEETYCLIKESQLFGLMGLISFTKDKIAKDTVDWLKANLPNKPTKMRELEGEHLTPMGYRQGDPALVETVLEFLKAL, translated from the coding sequence ATGCAATCAAAATTTAAGTTTTTACCATTGCAATTTAGTTGGGTTGCAATCCATCCCAAGCCTGTGGGGGTTGTTCAATTTATTGGTGGTGCTTTTTTTGGGTCATTCCCCACCATCTTTTACCGATTTCTGTTACAAAAGATCTATGACCAAGGATATACAATCATTGCATTGCCTTATCGATTCACATTTCGCCATTGGTCTGTTGCAATCGGATTAGTGCGTGAGCAAAGAGCTCTCCGTCAAGCCATTCTAGATGAGGCGAAACGTCGAGACTATGATTACAAAATTTATGAAGAGGATCCCAAGTCAGCAGCTAAGAATTATTTTTGGTTGGGACATAGCTTAGGGAATAAATATATAGCTTTACTCGAGCTATTGACGGATCTAGAAACCAAGTCAGAAAAAGAGATCTTAGGAGGCTGTGTTGGACGGGATCAGTACCAGGAACTTGAAGATCGATTAAATGGGGTGGATTTCAAAGATATTTCTCTATTGAATCAGCCTTCTATACTGATGGCTCCAGCTATTACGGGCATTGAAAGTGCGATACCAGTAAAAGCAGTTGCTGATTTTGTTAAACGTCTGGGCTTAGATGTTCAACCCAGCGTAGAAGAGACCTATTGCCTCATAAAAGAAAGTCAATTATTCGGTCTTATGGGGTTAATCTCTTTTACAAAAGATAAAATTGCTAAAGATACCGTTGACTGGCTGAAAGCTAATTTACCCAATAAACCTACCAAAATGAGAGAGCTGGAAGGTGAACATCTCACACCTATGGGTTATCGCCAGGGCGATCCTGCCCTTGTCGAGACTGTACTTGAATTTCTGAAGGCCCTTTAA